In a genomic window of Passer domesticus isolate bPasDom1 chromosome 3, bPasDom1.hap1, whole genome shotgun sequence:
- the TAF5L gene encoding TAF5-like RNA polymerase II p300/CBP-associated factor-associated factor 65 kDa subunit 5L — MKRVRTEQIQMAVSCYLKRRQYVDSEGPLKQGLRLCQTAEEMAANLTVQSESGCANVVSAAPCLAEPQQYEVQFGRLRNFLTDSDSQHSHEVMPLLYPLFVYLHLNMVQNGLKSTVDSFYSRFHGMFLQNASQKDIIEQLQTTMTIQDILSNLKLRAFLDNKYVIRLQEDSYNYLLRYLQSDNNNALCKVLTLHIHLDVQPAKRTDYQLYAGGSSSRNESNGLEPSEVPASILQNEAALDLLQDSIKRVKDGPPSLTTICFYAFYNTEQLLNTAEISPNSKLLAAGFDNSCVKLWSLRSRKLKSEPHLVDVSRIRLACDILDEEEEEDDNAGTEMKILRGHCGPVYSTRFLSDSSGLLSCSEDMSIRYWDLGSFTNTVLYQGHAYPVWDLDISPCSLYFASGSHDRTARLWSFDRTYPLRIYAGHLADVDCIKFHPNSNYLATGSTDKTVRLWSTQQGNSVRLFTGHRGPVLALAFSPNGKYLASAGEDQRLKLWDLASGTLYKELRGHTDNITSLTFSPDSSLIASASMDNSVRVWDIRNTYCNAPADGSSSELVGVYTGQMNNVLSVQFMACNLLLVTGIAQENQEH; from the exons tCCAATCTGAGTCTGGTTGTGCCAACGTTGtgtctgcagctccctgcctggcagagccacagcaaTATGAAGTACAGTTTGGACGATTACGCAATTTTCTGACAG ATTCAGattctcagcacagccatgaAGTGATGCCTCTTCTGTATCCCCTCTTCGTCTACCTCCATCTGAACATGGTCCAGAATGGCCTAAAAAGCACAGTGGACAGTTTTTACAGCCGCTTCCATGGCATGTTCTTGCAGAATGCCAGCCAGAAGGATATCATTGAACAGTTGCAGACTACCATGACTATTCAAGATATCCTGTCCAACTTGAAGCTCCGGGCTTTTCTGGACAACAAATACGTCATCCGCCTTCAAGAGGACAGCTACAACTACCTTCTTCGCTACCTCCAAAGTGACAACAACAACGCCCTGTGCAAAGTCCTGACCTTGCACATTCACCTGGATGTGCAGCCTGCCAAGAGGACTGACTACCAGCTCTATGCCGGTGGGAGCTCCTCACGCAACGAGAGCAACGGCCTGGAACCCAGTGAGGTGCCAGCTTCCATTCTGCAGAATGAGGCAGCGCTGGATTTACTGCAGGACAGCATTAAACGTGTCAAGGACGGGCCCCCTTCCTTAACCACCATCTGTTTCTATGCCTTCTATAACACGGAGCAGTTGCTGAACACTGCAGAGATTTCACCAAATAGCAAGCTGCTCGCTGCCGGGTTCGATAATTCATGTGTGAAGCTGTGGAGCCTGCGCTCCAGGAAGTTGAAATCTGAGCCCCACCTTGTTGATGTGTCCCGCATCCGTTTGGCTTGTGACATCCTGGATGAGGAG gaggaagaggatgacaATGCAGGCACAGAAATGAAGATCCTGAGAGGACACTGTGGACCTGTGTATAGCACAAGGTTCCTTTCAGACAGTTCAGGACTCTTATCTTGTTCTGAGGACATGTCCATCAGGTACTGGGACCTCGGAAGCTTTACAAACACTGTGTTGTACCAAGGACATGCCTATCCTGTCTGGGATTTGGATATTAGCCCCTGCAGCCTGTACTTTGCCAGCGGTTCCCACGATCGCACTGCAAGGCTCTGGTCGTTTGATCGGACGTACCCGCTGCGAATATACGCGGGCCATTTGGCGGACGTGGACTGCATCAAGTTCCACCCCAATTCCAATTACTTAGCGACGGGCTCCACGGACAAAACCGTGCGCCTGTGGAGCACTCAGCAGGGCAACTCAGTGCGGCTTTTCACCGGGCACCGGGGCCCCGTGCTGGCACTCGCGTTTTCCCCCAACGGTAAGTACCTGGCATCGGCAGGTGAAGACCAGCGGCTGAAGCTGTGGGACTTGGCATCAGGAACTCTTTACAAAGAACTGAGGGGGCACACAGACAACATAACCAGCCTTACTTTTAGCCCTGACAGTAGTTTAATTGCTTCAGCGTCGATGGACAATTCAGTTCGCGTCTGGGACATTCGGAACACTTACTGCAACGCCCCTGCGGATGGGTCTTCCAGTGAACTGGTTGGTGTGTATACCGGACAGATGAATAATGTACTGAGCGTACAGTTTATGGCCTGTAATCTCCTTCTAGTGACTGGAATTGCACAAGAAAATCAGGAacattaa